In a genomic window of Gossypium arboreum isolate Shixiya-1 chromosome 9, ASM2569848v2, whole genome shotgun sequence:
- the LOC108456977 gene encoding myosin-binding protein 7 gives MESEIFSPPRDLVKCCDCACPTCSLIGKPSSTWFRSVKRKYDEFETGDRFYVPGFDLYSNPKVQIENECAALRETVCSQQEKIQDLHAELEKERNASSSAATEAMSMILKLEKQKAEIQMEASQFKRFAEEKMAHDQEEIHVLEDLLYKKDQSVQSLTCEALAYKHRMMSYGLTEAEAEGDKDGEIRNLGMAEDFDAQVDLPEYDYPQLKCNMNENPGDDAEDVEKYAFGETPHARDQLRNLEQRIFQVERSSGGSQLDGGCSGTKHVFEKVIVGHSPRRTRHSRRFSIDSYNSLLAKETASEFTIDSPRFHIGSPRFNASHKKMEFISRMDEISSSKRMDNASEVGDDTSDRVYTIDPVHNGAVYNETLDSKPGVGITDEYASTPRGQINLPDACDPDIKKLYTRLQALEADRESMRQALLSMRTDKAQLVLLKEIAQHLSKEMPSNRQDVVAKSSILGSLPFMTVFKWILSLIVWRRKARRSKCLYGLSPNNVGLLMLLDKGPRLRQWRCISSTQV, from the exons ATGGAGTCTGAAATATTTTCACCTCCAAGAGATTTGGTAAAATGTTGTGATTGCGCGTGTCCCACTTGTTCTTTGATTGGTAAACCTTCAAGTACTTGGTTTCGATCTGTGAAGCGAAAATATGATGAATTTGAGACTGGAGATCGGTTTTATGTTCCGGGATTTGATCTTTATTCAAATCCCAAAGTCCAAATTGAGAATGAATGTGCTGCTTTGCGGGAGACTGTTTGCAGCCAACAAGAAAAAATACAGGATTTGCATGCAGAATTGGAGAAGGAGAGAAATGCGTCATCCTCGGCGGCAACCGAGGCGATGTCGATGATATTGAAGTTGGAGAAACAGAAGGCAGAGATCCAAATGGAGGCAAGCCAATTCAAGCGTTTTGCAGAGGAGAAAATGGCACACGATCAGGAGGAGATACATGTCTTGGAGGATCTTTTATATAAGAAAGACCAGTCTGTTCAATCTCTTACTTGTGAAGCCTTGGCTTACAAGCATAGGATGATGAGTTACGGGCTTACAGAGGCCGAGGCTGAAGGTGACAAGGATGGAGAGATTCGGAATCTGGGCATGGCTGAGGACTTTGATGCGCAAGTTGATCTTCCCGAATATGATTATCCCCAACTCAAGTGCAATATGAATGAGAATCCTGGTGATGATGCTGAAGATGTTGAGAAATATGCATTCGGAGAGACCCCCCATGCTCGAGATCAGTTGAGGAATTTGGAACAAAGGATCTTCCAAGTTGAGAGGAGTTCTGGCGGCAGTCAGCTGGATGGAGGATGTTCCGGAACAAAGCATGTTTTCGAGAAGGTGATTGTCGGTCACTCTCCTAGGCGAACAAGACATTCGAGAAGGTTTTCGATCGATAGTTACAATTCCTTGTTGGCAAAAGAGACGGCTTCAGAGTTTACAATCGATTCTCCCAGGTTTCACATTGGTTCTCCCAGGTTTAATGCTAGCCACAAGAAGATGGAGTTCATTTCAAGGATGGATGAGATTTCCAGCTCCAAAAGAATGGATAATGCTTCTGAAGTTGGAGACGATACAAGTGACAGAGTTTATACGATTGATCCTGTCCATAATGGGGCCGTATATAATGAAACTCTTGACTCTAAACCTGGAGTTGGAATTACCGATGAGTATGCATCCACTCCAAGGGGGCAAATTAACCTGCCTGATGCCTGTGATCCTGATATCAAGAAGCTCTACACCAGGCTTCAGGCCCTTGAGGCTGACAGGGAATCAATGAGACAAGCATTGTTATCAATGCGAACTGACAAAGCACAGTTAGTTTTATTGAAAGAAATAGCTCAACATTTGTCCAAGGAAATGCCATCAAATAGACAAGATGTTGTGGCAAAGTCATCTATTCTTGGTAGCTTGCCATTCATGACAGTCTTTAAG TGGATTTTATCCTTGATTGTCTGGAGGCGGAAAGCTCGCCGAAGCAA GTGTCTGTATGGATTATCACCAAACAATGTTGGCTTGCTAATGCTATTAGACAAGGGCCCTCGACTGAGGCAGTGGCGATGCATTTCAAGCACGCAGGTGTGA
- the LOC108456976 gene encoding D-lactate dehydrogenase [cytochrome], mitochondrial, with protein sequence MGFSFWLARLRSCSNKSAFSKAFRDSFYHYKSQLNTCQKNLPSTIAEKTKSHAFSWSSCLLPLAFAVSAGSLTFQSHNNHPSLCEPSNLDSRKVTIGGKASTEFVVKGTHKEVPQELIDELKAICQDNMTLDYDERFYHGKPQNSFHKAVNIPDVVVFPRSEEDVSQIVKSCNKHKVPIVPYGGATSIEGHTLSPNGGVCIDMTLMKRVKALHIRDMDVVVEPGIGWMELNEYLEPYGLFFPLDPGPGATIGGMCATRCSGSLAVRYGTMRDNVISLKVVLANGIIVKTASRARKSAAGYDLTRLMIGSEGTLGVVTEVTLRLQKIPEHSVVAMCNFPTIKDAADVAIDTMLSGIQVSRVELLDEVQVRAVNIANGKNLPEVPTLMFEFIGTEAYSHEQTQIVQRIVSEHNGSDFVFTEDPEAKKELWKIRKEALWACFAMEPNFEAMISDVCVPLSNLAELISRSKQELDASSLVCTVIAHAGDGNFHTVILFDPNEEEHRREAERLNQFMVYTALSMEGTCTGEHGVGTGKMKYLEKELGIEALQTMKRIKTALDPNNIMNPGKLIPPHVCF encoded by the exons ATGGGCTTTTCGTTCTGGCTCGCTCGCTTGCGTTCTTGTTCGAACAAATCAGCTTTTTCCAAAGCTTTTCGGGACTCTTTTTACCATTATAAATCTCAGCTTAATACTTGTCAGAAGAACTTACCATCCACCATTGCTGAGAAAACCAAAAGCCATGCTTTTTCATGGTCCAGCTGTTTGCTTCCTCTGGCTTTTGCTGTTTCTGCTGGATCTCTTACTTTTCAATCCCACAACAATCATCCTTCACTCTGCGAACCTTCTAATCTGGATTCTCG GAAAGTGACTATTGGTGGGAAGGCAAGCACAGAGTTTGTGGTGAAGGGCACTCATAAAGAAGTTCCACAAGAGCTTATTGATGAACTGAAAGCTATATGTCAA GATAATATGACTTTGGATTATGATGAAAGATTCTACCATGGGAAGCCACAGAACAGCTTTCATAAAGCAGTAAATATTCCTGATGTGGTTGTTTTCCCTAG GTCTGAGGAGGACGTTTCCCAGATTGTCAAATCTTGTAATAAACATAAG GTTCCTATAGTACCATATGGTGGAGCTACATCTATTGAGGGGCACACTTTGTCTCCTAATGGAGGTGTTTGCATCGACATGACCTTAATGAAG aGAGTTAAGGCGTTGCATATTCGGGACATGGATGTTGTAGTTGAGCCTGGAATTGGATGGATGGAACTTAATGAATACTTGGAGCCTTATGGTTTATTTTTCCCCCTTGATCCAG GGCCTGGTGCAACAATAGGAGGCATGTGTGCAACACGCTGCTCTGGATCTTTAGCCGTGAG GTATGGCACTATGCGTGACAATGTAATCAGTCTCAAG GTTGTCCTTGCTAATGGAATTATTGTTAAGACAGCTTCTCGTGCTCGGAAGAGTGCTGCTGG GTATGACTTGACTCGCCTGATGATTGGAAGTGAGGGGACCCTTGGTGTGGTAACAGAAGTCACTCTACGGCTTCAGAAAATTCCAGAGCATTCAGTG GTTGCAATGTGCAACTTCCCCACAATTAAGGATGCTGCAGATGTTGCTATTGACACCATGTTGTCTGGTATTCAG gtgTCAAGGGTTGAATTATTGGATGAAGTCCAAGTAAGGGCTGTCAATATTGCTAATGGGAAGAATTTGCCTGAAGTTCCAACTCTAATGTTTGAATTTATTGGCACCG AGGCATACTCCCATGAGCAAACGCAAATTGTTCAAAGAATTGTTTCTGAGCACAATGGCTCGGATTTTGTTTTTACAGAAGATCCTGAAGCTAAAAAAGAACTTTGGAAG ATCAGGAAGGAAGCCCTATGGGCATGCTTTGCTATGGAGCCCAATTTTGAAGCAATGATTTCT GATGTTTGTGTTCCCCTATCAAACCTTGCAGAATTAATATCAAGGTCCAAGCAAGAGCTGGATGCATCATCACTGGTTTG TACAGTTATTGCCCATGCTGGTGATGGGAACTTTCACACAGTCATTCTCTTTGATCCTAATGaagaagagcataggagagaaGCTGAAAGGCTAAATCAATTTATGGTTTATACAGCTTTGTCAATGGAAG GAACATGCACCGGCGAACACGGTGTTGGCACTGGGAAAATGAAG TATCTGGAAAAGGAACTTGGAATAGAGGCCTTGCAGACGATGAAACGAATCAAAACAGCTCTAGATCCTAACAACATCATGAATCCAGGAAAGCTAATTCCTCCCCATGTTTGTTTCTAG